DNA from Petrotoga mexicana DSM 14811:
TATTGGAAGCATCAACTGAAGAAATATCAAAAGTCGTTAAAAGTGAAAAAATTGCGAAAAGAATAAAAGAAAGTTTAGGAGAGAAATGATTTGGAAGAACTAATCAAATTTGCCGAAAATTACTTAAATAAATACAAGAACTTTTTAGCCGAGGAGTTTCAACATTTTTTCTTTGGTACTGTTTACGATAGCGAAGATAAATTTCCAGTCTACTGTATTTTTATAGATGAAGACGGAAGAGTTTTTGAAACTTTTGGACCTGATAAACCAGGAAAAGTTATGAGTGTCCTATACCCTACTTATTACAATGATTCTGATATATTAGTAAATAAATACACAGAACTATCAAGACAATACAATAAAATAGTACAACCCAATACGGCATTTGGTATTGTACAATCGCCTTTTAAAATTACATCGTACAGGGTATGGGGAAACGAAAGACTCATAAAAAAACTCATATTTTCCGAAAAGTTAAAGGGAGAAGAATACATTTCTCTCCATCAGAACATAACAGATGAGAAATTGAAATTCATAATTGAACATTACAAGCAATGGGATGATGACATATTTTATTTTCCATATTTGAAGGATATTCATGTTTTATTTAGAGTTCCTGATTATATAAGCAGTTCAGAAGTATCCATATATATAGAAATTGGACGAATATTAAAAGAAAAAGTCCTTCAAAGATACGATTTTTTGGAAAATTCTTACAAACTCCCAGAAATGAAAGTTAAAACACCAGCATTAGCTGTATTCAAAGTACCTGCAGACCGCATCCTTGATGTAGACTTCAAATCTATTTATGATCAAGTTATCAAAAAGACTGCTAAAATAGTTGAACAAATTAATGAAATAGAAATTGAATTATAAAAGTATAGGGCGCTATAAAAGTAATTAATCATCAAAAGGAGAGAAGAATGAAAGTAAACATTGAAGATTATTATAAAAGAACAAATCAAAATATAACGCCAAAAAGTTTAAAAAAAGAAAAAAAATCTCCTTTCACCCTCGCTGAAATGTTGTATGGAACATTTAATACAGTTATTTCTGTACTATTTATATTACTCATATTAATAACGAACACCTTAAAACCTATCATAAATGATATAATTAACCCCAATTTTCCATTAGAAACCAGACAAATATTTTTTCTGTCTATATTAATACTTATATTAGGAATATTATTTGAAATATATGCCATAGAAAAAGCTAGACTCCACAGATATTCGGTAACAGGAGCTATCATATTTTTCTTTTCACTTTTTATGGCTTTTTCTATAACTTATATAATAATAAAATACTCTTTAAACTGGGTAGGAATTCAGCTATTCGGTCAAACTGAAATAGGCCAAAACAAATGGTTTTATTTACCTTCCATAGTCTATTTGGGATACTCAA
Protein-coding regions in this window:
- a CDS encoding DUF4895 domain-containing protein, which gives rise to MEELIKFAENYLNKYKNFLAEEFQHFFFGTVYDSEDKFPVYCIFIDEDGRVFETFGPDKPGKVMSVLYPTYYNDSDILVNKYTELSRQYNKIVQPNTAFGIVQSPFKITSYRVWGNERLIKKLIFSEKLKGEEYISLHQNITDEKLKFIIEHYKQWDDDIFYFPYLKDIHVLFRVPDYISSSEVSIYIEIGRILKEKVLQRYDFLENSYKLPEMKVKTPALAVFKVPADRILDVDFKSIYDQVIKKTAKIVEQINEIEIEL